Proteins from a genomic interval of Rhodothermus marinus:
- the tuf gene encoding elongation factor Tu has translation MAKEVFQRTKPHVNIGTIGHVDHGKTTLTAAITQVLAKRVPDPVNKPRTFDSIDNAPEERERGITIATSHVEYATEKRHYAHVDCPGHADYVKNMITGAAQMDGAILVVAATDGPMPQTREHILLARQVGVPYIVVFLNKVDLVDDEELLELVEMEVRELLSQYEFPGDEVPVIRGSALGALNGDPQWEDKIMELMNAVDEYIPTPVRDKDKPFLMPIEDVFSITGRGTVVTGRIERGVIKVGDPVEIIGLREEKLTSVVTGVEMFRKQLEQGEAGDNVGLLLRGIGKDDVERGMVVCAPGSVTPHREFECEVYVLSKEEGGRHTPFFNGYRPQFYFRTTDVTGDITLPEGVEMVMPGDNARFRVKLIYPVAMEEGLRFAIREGGRTVGAGVVTKILD, from the coding sequence ATGGCGAAGGAGGTATTTCAGCGGACGAAGCCGCACGTGAACATAGGGACGATTGGTCACGTCGACCACGGCAAGACGACGCTGACGGCGGCCATCACGCAGGTGTTGGCCAAGCGGGTGCCGGACCCGGTCAACAAGCCGCGCACGTTTGATTCGATTGACAACGCGCCGGAGGAGCGGGAGCGCGGGATTACGATCGCGACGTCGCACGTGGAGTATGCGACCGAGAAGCGGCACTATGCGCACGTGGACTGTCCGGGGCATGCCGACTACGTGAAGAACATGATCACGGGTGCGGCGCAGATGGACGGGGCGATTCTGGTGGTGGCGGCCACCGATGGTCCGATGCCGCAGACGCGCGAGCACATTCTGCTGGCGCGTCAGGTGGGGGTGCCCTACATTGTGGTGTTTTTGAACAAGGTGGACCTGGTCGACGACGAGGAGTTGCTGGAGTTGGTGGAGATGGAGGTGCGGGAGTTGTTGAGCCAGTACGAGTTTCCTGGGGATGAGGTGCCGGTGATTCGGGGTAGTGCGTTGGGTGCGTTGAATGGGGATCCGCAGTGGGAGGACAAGATCATGGAGTTGATGAACGCGGTGGACGAGTACATTCCGACGCCGGTACGTGATAAGGACAAGCCGTTTTTGATGCCGATCGAGGACGTGTTTTCGATCACGGGTCGTGGTACGGTGGTGACGGGTCGTATTGAGCGGGGTGTGATCAAGGTGGGTGATCCGGTGGAGATCATTGGATTGCGGGAGGAGAAGTTGACGTCGGTGGTGACGGGTGTGGAGATGTTCCGCAAGCAGTTGGAGCAGGGTGAGGCTGGCGACAACGTGGGGTTGTTGTTGCGTGGTATAGGTAAGGATGATGTGGAGCGTGGGATGGTGGTGTGTGCGCCGGGTAGTGTGACGCCGCATCGGGAGTTTGAGTGCGAGGTGTACGTGTTGTCGAAGGAGGAGGGTGGTCGACACACGCCGTTTTTCAACGGGTATCGGCCGCAGTTTTACTTTCGGACGACGGACGTGACGGGGGATATTACGTTGCCGGAGGGTGTGGAGATGGTGATGCCTGGGGACAATGCGCGTTTTCGGGTGAAGTTGATTTATCCGGTGGCGATGGAGGAGGGGTTGCGTTTTGCGATTCGTGAAGGTGGACGGACCGTCGGGGCCGGCGTCGTCACCAAAATCCTCGACTGA
- a CDS encoding DedA family protein: MDWLADLTQWALQVPPFWVYVALLVIAYGENVVPPIPGDLFVVFCGYLAGRGTLELWLVILLSTIGGAAGFMTMYAVGYRIGTAVLDPERLRWLPKQRIYQVQRWMQRWGYGIVAANRFLSGARSVISLTVGMAHMHPGKTALLATLSAFVWTMLIAYLGYAVGENWPVVRRYLQVYGWIVLGVLGLIALGVAMRAWWRRARKTRVS; the protein is encoded by the coding sequence ATGGACTGGCTGGCCGATCTGACGCAGTGGGCGCTACAGGTGCCGCCGTTCTGGGTATATGTGGCGCTGCTGGTGATCGCCTACGGCGAAAACGTGGTGCCGCCCATTCCCGGCGATCTGTTCGTCGTGTTCTGTGGCTACCTGGCGGGGCGGGGCACGCTGGAGCTGTGGCTGGTGATTCTGCTTTCGACCATAGGAGGCGCAGCCGGCTTCATGACCATGTACGCGGTGGGCTACCGGATCGGAACGGCCGTGCTGGACCCCGAGCGGCTTCGCTGGCTTCCCAAGCAGCGTATCTACCAGGTCCAACGCTGGATGCAGCGCTGGGGCTACGGGATCGTGGCGGCCAATCGGTTTCTGAGCGGCGCCCGTTCGGTCATTTCGCTGACCGTGGGTATGGCCCACATGCATCCGGGCAAGACGGCCCTGCTGGCTACCCTCAGCGCATTTGTGTGGACCATGCTGATCGCCTATCTGGGCTATGCCGTCGGCGAAAACTGGCCCGTGGTGCGCCGCTATCTGCAGGTGTACGGCTGGATTGTACTGGGCGTACTGGGGCTGATTGCGCTGGGCGTAGCCATGCGTGCCTGGTGGCGGCGCGCCCGAAAGACGCGCGTTTCATGA
- a CDS encoding TonB-dependent receptor, with the protein MRYSSLLLLLIALPLRAQPERATLEGTVRDVYGTPLAGVNVVLVGTLYGAATDAAGRYLIANIPPGTYTVRASAVGYVPAEQTVTLTPGAHRRLDFALVPTVIEAPEVVVTAARRAQPLEQVPISLSVLSLADVTARGLFTLDDALRYIPGVQMTGNQVNIRGSSGFTYNAGSRVLLLIDGFPMLSPDADGVPFELLPIAQIDRIEVLKGPGSALYGSGALGGVIQVVTRDFPEQPETEVRLSGGAYEPVRHEEWRAHWEGARHWRPFGTAIFTHARRLSDRLGGWIHLTYLRDTGHLNFSERTMLQGYTKLRWQPAAGARVVVLSGLTWRRNDSFLYWNGLRDPLNPGSIPTTGARDAVGANDTQSLQWTLLPAFTHAPGHSFFYTIGGRLYVLALRPLDEQGRPKPLSKGTLGFRYGGQLQLDWQPAEGRYLTFGASADAVATRSSFFPSEDGHPFRSQPEVAVFGQWEEALTARWRLTGGLRFDAYQIRADRWITRLSPRTNVLFQARPGLTLHAAFGLGFRVPGVAERYIENQEFFPIVANPDLRPETSTGYEVGLRYRYRAGLLAELNGTLALFWTDYRDLVEPRFQAERLAFQFVNLTRARIRGLETTLDVRLLGGWLEGMLGYTLLDAKDLTGPEPLPLSFRSRHLLKTSLTMMLPSHLALGADLRVASRPERIDTEFARFVPDAEVTVPVRVLDLRLRWQVSSLTLTFLVKNALDYYYVERPALLAPPRHFQLQLQWHL; encoded by the coding sequence ATGAGATACAGCAGCCTGCTGCTCCTCCTTATCGCCCTGCCGCTGCGCGCCCAGCCCGAACGGGCCACGCTGGAAGGCACCGTGCGCGACGTCTACGGCACGCCGCTCGCCGGCGTGAACGTGGTACTCGTGGGGACGCTTTATGGCGCCGCCACCGACGCCGCTGGACGCTACCTCATTGCGAACATTCCGCCCGGCACGTACACGGTACGCGCGTCGGCCGTCGGCTACGTGCCGGCGGAACAGACCGTCACACTCACGCCGGGCGCGCATCGGCGTCTGGACTTTGCACTGGTCCCCACCGTCATCGAGGCCCCGGAAGTGGTCGTGACGGCCGCGCGGCGAGCCCAGCCGCTGGAACAGGTGCCCATCAGCCTGTCGGTGCTGTCGCTGGCCGACGTGACCGCACGCGGCCTGTTCACGCTCGACGACGCACTGCGTTACATTCCCGGCGTGCAGATGACGGGCAATCAGGTCAACATCCGGGGCTCGTCGGGCTTCACCTACAATGCAGGAAGCCGCGTGCTGCTGCTGATCGACGGCTTCCCAATGCTGTCGCCCGATGCCGACGGCGTGCCCTTCGAACTGCTGCCCATCGCCCAGATCGACCGGATCGAAGTGCTCAAAGGTCCGGGCTCGGCCCTCTACGGAAGCGGCGCGCTGGGCGGTGTGATTCAGGTCGTCACGCGCGATTTTCCGGAACAGCCCGAAACGGAAGTGCGCCTTTCCGGCGGTGCCTACGAGCCTGTGCGTCATGAGGAATGGCGGGCACACTGGGAAGGGGCGCGGCACTGGCGGCCCTTCGGCACCGCGATTTTCACGCATGCCCGACGCCTGAGCGACCGGCTCGGCGGCTGGATCCACCTCACCTATCTGCGCGACACGGGCCACCTGAACTTCAGCGAACGCACCATGCTGCAGGGTTACACGAAGCTGCGCTGGCAGCCGGCCGCCGGTGCACGCGTCGTAGTGCTCTCGGGCCTGACCTGGCGACGCAACGACTCGTTTCTGTACTGGAACGGCCTGCGCGACCCGCTCAACCCCGGCAGCATTCCCACCACCGGGGCCAGAGACGCCGTCGGTGCCAACGATACCCAGTCGCTCCAGTGGACGCTCCTGCCGGCCTTCACGCACGCGCCCGGCCACAGCTTCTTCTACACGATCGGCGGTCGGCTCTACGTACTGGCGCTGCGCCCCCTCGATGAACAGGGCCGCCCCAAACCGCTCTCGAAAGGCACGCTGGGCTTTCGCTACGGCGGACAGCTTCAACTCGACTGGCAACCTGCCGAAGGGCGCTACCTGACCTTCGGCGCTTCGGCCGACGCCGTCGCCACGCGCTCCTCGTTCTTTCCGTCCGAAGACGGTCATCCGTTTCGGAGCCAGCCCGAAGTGGCCGTCTTCGGCCAGTGGGAAGAGGCGCTCACGGCGCGCTGGCGCCTGACCGGCGGCCTGCGCTTCGACGCCTACCAGATCCGCGCCGACCGGTGGATTACCCGGCTCAGTCCACGCACCAACGTACTGTTCCAGGCGCGGCCCGGTCTGACGCTGCACGCCGCCTTCGGACTGGGCTTCCGCGTGCCCGGCGTGGCCGAGCGCTACATCGAAAACCAGGAATTCTTCCCGATCGTCGCCAACCCGGACCTGCGTCCCGAAACCAGCACCGGCTACGAAGTCGGGCTCCGCTATCGTTACCGCGCGGGTCTGCTGGCCGAGCTGAACGGCACGCTGGCGCTGTTCTGGACCGACTACCGGGACCTCGTCGAGCCGCGCTTTCAGGCCGAGCGCCTGGCCTTCCAGTTCGTCAACCTGACACGCGCCCGCATTCGCGGTCTGGAGACCACCCTGGACGTCCGCCTGCTGGGCGGCTGGCTGGAAGGAATGCTCGGCTACACCCTGCTGGACGCGAAAGACCTGACCGGTCCCGAACCCCTGCCGCTGTCGTTCCGAAGCCGCCACCTGCTCAAAACGAGCCTCACGATGATGCTGCCGTCCCATCTGGCGCTGGGTGCAGACCTGCGCGTGGCCAGCCGCCCGGAGCGTATCGATACCGAGTTTGCGCGCTTCGTGCCGGACGCCGAGGTGACCGTGCCGGTGCGCGTGCTCGACCTGCGCCTGCGCTGGCAGGTCTCGTCGCTAACGCTAACTTTTCTAGTCAAAAATGCCCTGGACTACTACTATGTAGAACGGCCTGCCTTGCTGGCCCCACCCCGCCACTTTCAGCTTCAACTTCAGTGGCACCTGTAA
- a CDS encoding transposase, giving the protein MTYYKFQRHHRRSIRLKGYDYTQPGAYFVTICTHGRAPLFGDVVDWEMRLNDMGEIVRACWHEIPDHFQHVELDAFVVMPNHVHCIVCIVDNVGATHASPLHASPRRNKPRGPAPGSIGAIVGAFKSAVTQRINQRCGTPGTSVWQRNYYEHIIRTERALNAIRRYIAENPLHWHLDRYNPYATGTDPQAWEIWQMIKEDAQTVRRRAASPLREASHDLI; this is encoded by the coding sequence GTGACCTATTACAAATTCCAACGCCACCACCGCCGTTCCATCCGGTTGAAGGGATACGATTACACCCAACCGGGCGCGTATTTCGTCACCATCTGCACCCACGGGCGCGCCCCTCTGTTCGGCGACGTGGTGGACTGGGAAATGCGGTTGAACGACATGGGGGAAATCGTGCGCGCGTGTTGGCATGAAATCCCGGACCATTTCCAACACGTGGAATTGGACGCCTTCGTGGTGATGCCCAATCATGTCCACTGCATCGTATGCATCGTGGACAACGTAGGGGCGACGCATGCGTCGCCCCTACATGCGTCGCCCCGACGGAATAAACCGCGTGGGCCTGCGCCGGGTTCTATTGGCGCCATTGTGGGTGCATTCAAATCCGCGGTCACGCAGCGCATCAACCAACGGTGCGGCACTCCCGGCACATCCGTCTGGCAACGCAATTACTACGAACACATCATCCGCACCGAGCGCGCCCTGAACGCCATCCGGCGCTACATTGCCGAAAATCCCCTGCACTGGCACCTGGACCGCTACAACCCCTACGCTACCGGCACCGACCCCCAGGCATGGGAGATCTGGCAAATGATAAAGGAAGATGCCCAAACGGTAAGGCGACGCGCTGCGTCGCCCTTACGGGAGGCCAGCCATGACCTTATCTAG
- the ispF gene encoding 2-C-methyl-D-erythritol 2,4-cyclodiphosphate synthase, translating into MTAFRIGFGYDVHRLVPGRPLILGGVRIPSERGLAGHSDADVLLHAIADALLGAAALGDIGQHFPDTDPRWKDADSLELLRQVYHQVVAAGYEVANVDSTVVLERPRLRPYIDTMRANIARVLALPAEAVSVKATTSEGMGFVGIGEGAVAFAVCLLRPRTVES; encoded by the coding sequence ATGACGGCTTTTCGCATCGGCTTCGGCTACGACGTACATCGACTGGTCCCGGGGCGTCCGCTCATCCTGGGCGGCGTACGCATCCCCTCGGAGCGGGGGCTGGCCGGCCACTCCGACGCCGACGTGCTGCTGCATGCCATCGCCGACGCCCTGCTGGGAGCCGCCGCATTGGGCGACATCGGCCAGCACTTCCCGGACACCGATCCGCGCTGGAAGGATGCCGACAGCCTGGAGCTGCTTCGTCAGGTGTATCATCAGGTCGTTGCGGCCGGCTACGAAGTGGCCAACGTCGATAGTACCGTCGTACTGGAGCGCCCCCGTCTTCGGCCTTATATCGATACGATGCGCGCTAATATTGCCCGCGTGCTGGCCCTTCCGGCCGAAGCCGTCTCGGTCAAGGCCACGACCAGCGAGGGTATGGGCTTTGTCGGGATCGGCGAGGGGGCCGTGGCGTTTGCTGTCTGTCTGCTTCGCCCACGCACCGTTGAATCATAA
- a CDS encoding M48 metallopeptidase family protein: MSQRGTKHAEATSPLQEAISRDILLAEVWAWARRIGVEERLREVRIQPMTRKWASVSTRGRLTLSRDLLDQPAAFRRQVIVHELVHLKLRHGGHTKLFHALVRAYLTQYEGRDA, translated from the coding sequence ATGAGCCAACGCGGAACAAAGCACGCAGAAGCCACATCGCCCTTGCAGGAGGCCATCTCCCGTGACATCCTGTTGGCCGAGGTGTGGGCTTGGGCGCGACGCATCGGCGTGGAGGAGCGCCTGCGCGAGGTGCGCATCCAGCCCATGACGCGCAAGTGGGCCAGCGTTTCCACCCGCGGGCGGCTGACCTTGAGCCGCGACCTGCTCGACCAACCAGCGGCCTTTCGGCGCCAGGTCATTGTGCACGAGTTGGTGCACCTCAAACTCCGCCACGGCGGGCACACGAAACTCTTCCACGCCCTGGTGCGGGCCTATCTGACTCAGTATGAAGGTAGGGATGCATAA
- the queA gene encoding tRNA preQ1(34) S-adenosylmethionine ribosyltransferase-isomerase QueA, which produces MRLSDLHYDYPKSLVAKYPAEPRDSARLMVLDRKRKTIEHRIFRDIVDYFNEGDVLVVNNTKVFPARLYGRKEKTGAKIEVLLLRELNAESRLWDALVDPARKIRVGNKIYFDGGLVAEVIDNTTSRGRTIRFLFDGSDEELYRKIEEVGHMPLPPYIKREDEPEDRERYQTIFAQETGSVAAPTAGLHFTPELVERLKQKGVDIVPITLHVGLGTFRPIEVEDLTKHRMDSEYFTITEEAAERINRALLSPEHTVTAVGTTVVRALESSISATGTVKPGFGWTDKFIYPPYDFKIVERLITNFHMPRSTLLALVVAFAGYDFVMEAYRTAVQEKYRLFSFGDAMLIL; this is translated from the coding sequence ATGCGGTTGTCTGATCTGCACTACGATTATCCTAAAAGCCTGGTCGCCAAGTATCCGGCCGAGCCGCGCGACAGCGCCCGGCTCATGGTGCTTGATCGCAAGCGTAAGACCATCGAACATCGCATCTTCCGTGACATTGTCGATTATTTCAACGAAGGCGATGTTCTGGTGGTCAATAATACGAAAGTTTTTCCGGCGCGGCTCTACGGCCGCAAGGAGAAAACTGGAGCCAAAATCGAAGTCCTGCTGCTGCGCGAGCTGAATGCCGAAAGCCGCCTCTGGGATGCGCTCGTCGATCCGGCCCGCAAGATCCGGGTGGGCAACAAGATCTACTTCGACGGCGGGCTGGTGGCCGAGGTGATCGACAACACGACTTCGCGCGGCCGTACGATCCGGTTCCTTTTTGACGGCAGCGACGAAGAGCTCTACCGGAAAATCGAAGAAGTCGGCCACATGCCGCTGCCGCCCTACATCAAGCGCGAAGACGAGCCGGAGGATCGCGAGCGCTATCAGACAATCTTTGCGCAGGAGACGGGTTCGGTGGCGGCTCCGACGGCCGGTTTGCACTTTACGCCGGAGCTGGTCGAGCGCCTGAAGCAGAAAGGCGTCGACATCGTGCCCATCACGCTGCACGTGGGACTGGGCACGTTCCGGCCGATCGAGGTCGAGGACCTCACCAAGCATCGCATGGATTCTGAGTACTTTACCATCACCGAGGAGGCGGCCGAGCGCATCAATCGCGCCCTGCTTTCCCCGGAGCACACCGTGACGGCCGTGGGGACGACGGTGGTGCGGGCGCTCGAGTCGAGCATCTCGGCCACCGGCACGGTCAAGCCCGGTTTTGGCTGGACGGACAAGTTCATCTATCCGCCTTACGACTTCAAAATCGTCGAGCGGCTCATTACCAACTTCCACATGCCGCGCAGCACGCTGCTGGCGCTGGTGGTGGCGTTTGCCGGGTACGACTTTGTCATGGAGGCCTACCGCACCGCCGTTCAGGAAAAATACCGGCTGTTTTCCTTCGGAGATGCCATGCTGATTCTCTGA
- the ispD gene encoding 2-C-methyl-D-erythritol 4-phosphate cytidylyltransferase, whose translation MTEAVQQQGVGRVAVLVPAAGRGSRLGGPRKQFRRLGGRPLLEQTLRAFALHPEVDGLIVAVPADRVKQVATSLQAAGIPKVWQVVAGGRTRQESVQAALAALPPDVALVLVHDAVRPFILPEQISAVIEATRRVGAAALAIPEADTVRRVRDGLLGETVPRAGLYRMQTPQGFRRDWLEAAHRQPGEAAATDDVELVQRLGYPVACVPGSSFNFKITTAEDWELAQMLWPQWETRLRQKLTENA comes from the coding sequence ATGACCGAGGCGGTGCAGCAGCAAGGCGTGGGTCGGGTAGCTGTGCTGGTGCCGGCGGCCGGGCGCGGATCGCGGCTGGGAGGACCGCGAAAGCAGTTTCGGCGACTGGGCGGACGGCCACTCCTGGAGCAGACGCTTCGTGCTTTCGCGCTGCACCCGGAGGTGGACGGCCTGATCGTCGCGGTGCCGGCCGATCGGGTGAAACAGGTGGCGACGTCGCTTCAGGCCGCCGGAATCCCGAAGGTCTGGCAGGTGGTAGCCGGGGGACGGACGCGCCAGGAGTCGGTGCAGGCGGCGCTTGCCGCCTTGCCTCCGGATGTGGCGCTGGTACTCGTTCACGATGCCGTGCGGCCGTTCATCCTGCCGGAGCAGATTTCGGCCGTTATCGAAGCGACGCGCCGCGTTGGGGCGGCTGCGCTGGCCATTCCGGAAGCCGACACCGTGCGGCGCGTGCGCGACGGCCTGCTGGGCGAGACGGTGCCGCGTGCCGGCCTCTACCGGATGCAGACGCCGCAGGGATTCCGGCGCGACTGGCTGGAAGCCGCCCACCGGCAACCCGGCGAAGCCGCCGCCACCGACGATGTCGAACTGGTGCAGCGGCTGGGCTACCCGGTCGCGTGTGTGCCCGGTAGCAGCTTCAACTTCAAGATCACCACGGCCGAGGACTGGGAGCTGGCCCAGATGCTCTGGCCGCAGTGGGAAACACGCCTGCGCCAAAAGCTGACCGAGAACGCATGA
- a CDS encoding type I restriction endonuclease subunit R, with protein MTLSSERRIVQNPFIRYAEEAGWQYLSPEEALRLRGGEDSPILHTVFIEQLQRLNPGIVDSVTKAEEVFNRLIRVRPNIEGNLEAWEYLKGMKTVFVEAERRERNLRLLDTENIEANRFHVTDEFRFVSGHVAIRADVVLFVNGIPVIVVETKAATRPEGIAEAFDQIRRYHQEAPELMAQAQIFALTHLVRFFYGATWSLSRKTLFNWREDLERQRAVSRQPADFETLVKSFVAPRRVLRVLTEYILFTRRDGELSKVVLRPHQMRATEKVIARARDPQRRRGLVWHTQGSGKTYTMITVAKLLLEDPRFQNPTVLMIVDRNELQQQLFQNLESVGFGRVHVARSKRHLRELLRQDTRGLIVSMIHKFDKADANFNTRANIFVLIDEAHRSTGGDLGNYLMGALPNATFIGFTGTPIDKSAHGKGTFKTFGGDDPGGYLDKYAIRESIEDGTTVPLHYQMAPNDLIVDRSAMEAEFWKAAALEGVTDVEELNRVLDRAVTLKNLLKNRQRVERIASFVAKHYRTYVEPMGYKAFLVAVDREACGLYKEALDHHLPPEYSQVVISRGHNDPPELKRWHLSDEEEAAVRKAFRKPDQPPYILIVTEKLLTGYDAPILYAMYLDKPMRDHVLLQAIARVNRPYEDDEGRRKTNGLIVDFVGIFDNLERALAFDSQDVEGVVEGLDVLKERFEILMQQGREAYLPLRAGKSEDKAADAVLEHFRDREAREAFYAYFRELQEVYEILSPDPFLRPFLEDYRALVAMYRLLRSAYEPHVSVDKSFLRKTAEIVQQHTTTQAVHEPQATYEIGAGALLALVAQDKPDAVKVFNLLRALHRLVEAQGKEQPHLIPIGERAEAIRQAYEARQMNSQQALEALNDLVRRLQEAEEEWRESDLTPEAFAVAWWLRVQKEMDAPQAHRLAAQIEPAFQAFPHWATSQYQERELRKQLYKILVEAGVKEVVAWADEVLTLLRGISS; from the coding sequence ATGACCTTATCTAGCGAACGCCGCATCGTCCAAAACCCCTTCATTCGCTACGCCGAGGAGGCCGGCTGGCAGTATCTATCTCCGGAGGAAGCCCTGCGGCTCCGCGGCGGAGAGGATAGCCCCATCCTGCACACCGTTTTTATCGAGCAACTGCAGCGCTTAAACCCCGGAATTGTGGATTCGGTGACCAAGGCCGAGGAGGTCTTCAACCGTCTCATCCGCGTCCGGCCTAACATCGAAGGTAACCTGGAAGCCTGGGAGTACCTCAAGGGGATGAAAACCGTCTTCGTCGAAGCCGAGCGCCGCGAGCGCAACCTGCGCCTGCTCGATACGGAGAACATAGAGGCCAATCGCTTCCATGTCACCGACGAGTTTCGCTTCGTCAGCGGCCACGTCGCCATCCGCGCGGATGTGGTGCTCTTCGTCAACGGGATCCCCGTGATCGTCGTGGAAACCAAGGCGGCCACCCGCCCCGAAGGCATTGCCGAAGCCTTCGACCAGATCCGCCGTTACCACCAGGAAGCGCCTGAACTCATGGCCCAGGCGCAGATCTTCGCCCTCACCCACCTGGTCAGGTTTTTCTACGGTGCCACCTGGAGCCTATCGCGCAAAACTCTCTTCAACTGGCGGGAAGATCTTGAGAGACAGCGCGCCGTGTCCCGACAACCTGCCGATTTCGAAACCTTGGTCAAATCCTTCGTCGCTCCGCGGCGGGTGCTGCGCGTGCTCACCGAATACATCCTTTTCACCCGCCGTGATGGCGAGTTGAGCAAGGTGGTCCTGCGCCCCCACCAGATGCGGGCCACCGAAAAGGTGATTGCCCGCGCTCGGGACCCGCAGAGGCGCCGTGGCCTGGTCTGGCACACCCAGGGTTCGGGCAAGACTTACACCATGATTACGGTGGCCAAACTACTGCTGGAGGACCCGCGCTTCCAGAACCCCACGGTCCTCATGATCGTGGACCGCAACGAACTCCAGCAGCAACTCTTCCAAAACCTGGAGTCCGTCGGCTTTGGCCGGGTGCATGTGGCCCGGAGCAAACGTCATCTGCGCGAACTTTTGCGCCAGGACACCCGCGGCCTGATCGTGTCCATGATCCACAAGTTCGACAAGGCCGACGCGAACTTCAACACCCGCGCCAACATCTTCGTGCTCATCGACGAAGCCCACCGCTCCACCGGCGGCGACCTGGGCAACTACCTGATGGGCGCCCTGCCCAACGCTACCTTCATCGGCTTCACCGGCACGCCCATCGACAAAAGCGCCCACGGCAAGGGCACCTTCAAGACCTTCGGCGGGGATGACCCCGGCGGCTATCTGGACAAATACGCCATTCGCGAGTCCATCGAGGACGGCACCACCGTGCCCCTGCACTACCAGATGGCCCCCAACGACCTGATCGTGGACCGGAGCGCCATGGAAGCGGAGTTTTGGAAGGCCGCCGCCCTGGAGGGAGTGACCGATGTGGAAGAACTCAACCGTGTCCTGGACCGGGCCGTGACCCTCAAGAACCTGCTCAAGAACCGCCAGCGCGTGGAGCGCATTGCCTCCTTTGTGGCCAAGCACTACCGCACCTATGTGGAGCCCATGGGCTACAAAGCCTTTCTCGTCGCCGTGGACCGCGAGGCCTGCGGCCTGTACAAGGAAGCCCTGGATCACCACCTGCCGCCGGAATACAGCCAGGTGGTCATCAGCCGAGGGCATAACGACCCGCCCGAACTCAAGCGCTGGCATCTGAGCGATGAGGAAGAGGCAGCCGTGCGCAAAGCCTTCCGCAAGCCCGATCAGCCTCCCTACATCCTCATCGTCACCGAAAAGCTGCTCACCGGCTACGACGCGCCCATCCTCTACGCCATGTACCTCGACAAGCCCATGCGCGACCATGTGCTCCTGCAAGCCATTGCGCGGGTCAACCGTCCCTATGAGGACGACGAGGGCCGGCGCAAGACCAACGGCCTGATCGTGGACTTCGTGGGCATCTTCGACAACCTGGAGCGGGCCCTGGCCTTCGATTCCCAGGATGTGGAAGGGGTGGTGGAAGGGCTGGATGTGCTTAAGGAGCGCTTTGAGATCTTGATGCAACAAGGGCGGGAGGCGTATCTACCCCTGCGTGCAGGCAAAAGCGAAGACAAGGCGGCCGATGCCGTGCTGGAGCACTTCCGCGACCGGGAGGCGCGCGAGGCTTTCTACGCCTACTTTCGCGAACTGCAGGAGGTGTACGAAATCCTTTCGCCCGATCCCTTCCTGCGCCCTTTCCTGGAAGACTATCGCGCCCTGGTGGCGATGTACCGTCTGCTGCGCAGCGCCTATGAGCCGCACGTGTCGGTAGACAAATCCTTCCTGCGCAAGACGGCCGAGATCGTCCAACAACACACCACCACGCAGGCCGTCCACGAGCCCCAGGCCACCTACGAGATCGGCGCCGGTGCGCTGCTGGCGCTCGTCGCTCAGGACAAACCCGACGCGGTCAAGGTTTTCAACCTGCTCCGGGCACTGCATCGCCTGGTGGAAGCCCAAGGGAAGGAACAGCCCCACCTGATCCCCATCGGCGAGCGGGCCGAAGCCATCCGTCAGGCTTACGAAGCGCGGCAGATGAACAGCCAGCAGGCCTTGGAAGCCCTGAACGACCTGGTGCGCCGCCTGCAAGAAGCCGAGGAAGAGTGGCGCGAGAGCGACCTTACACCGGAAGCCTTTGCCGTGGCCTGGTGGTTGCGGGTGCAAAAGGAGATGGACGCACCGCAAGCCCATCGTCTGGCCGCCCAAATCGAACCGGCCTTCCAGGCCTTCCCCCACTGGGCCACCAGCCAGTACCAGGAGCGCGAGCTGCGCAAGCAACTCTACAAAATCCTGGTCGAGGCGGGAGTCAAGGAAGTGGTCGCCTGGGCCGACGAAGTGTTGACCCTGTTACGGGGGATATCCTCATGA
- the secE gene encoding preprotein translocase subunit SecE — protein MFAKVRDYLQEVYREMQKVSWPSRQELINNTILTLVASTVLALFIFLADRVIATVLEFIYSL, from the coding sequence ATGTTTGCAAAAGTCCGGGATTATCTCCAGGAAGTTTACCGCGAAATGCAGAAGGTGAGCTGGCCCTCGCGTCAGGAGCTGATCAACAACACCATTCTGACGCTGGTGGCCTCGACCGTGCTGGCGCTGTTCATCTTCCTGGCCGATCGGGTGATTGCCACGGTGCTGGAATTCATCTACTCCCTGTAA